From the genome of Cryptococcus neoformans var. grubii H99 chromosome 11, complete sequence:
GCCCAatccacctcttctgccCTTCTGccaatctcttctttcatgaccttccccttcatcccGTCTCTTTCCATAATAAGCAGGATTCTTCGCCGAAGGTCTTCCAGATCCATCTCAGACAATGCTCTCAACTGGTCTTGAGTATGCGAGGGCGAAACATTGGGCCCCATCCCTTCAACCCGATCATCCGGCGGCCCAGCGACAAGAGGTATGGTGTTGATGGCTTGGAAGAATGCGTCCTGGACCAGAGGTGTGATTTCCGAGCCACTATTGTCAGCGGAAGGCAAAGGAGTTAGAGGATGAACGAGATAATGCGAAAGAATAGGAGTTTGTGGAGGTGGTCTTTGAGAATAGGCGGTCACATTGGGGCGAGCGGGAGGAGCAGTTATAGTTGCCGAGAGGGCGTTGATTCGACCTAATAGCAGAGAGTAACGCTGTAGCAACACATCCCTTTTATCATAATAGGCTAGTTAGAAGCATAGAAGCAGGTGGTGAGGCAAATAGCTTACCAGCTGGGGATTGTACTGTTATGGGCACCATTGGCTACGAGTGTTTTGAGGGAATCGATGTCGTTTATTGTCGTGGTGAGACGGGGAATAAGCGTGTTTATGGTGGGGAGGGGAATCGAGGGGGGCTGAGGTGGGTGGTAAATCTCTGACGGCGGGCGATGCTGGTGCTGCATGGGAAGTTGTAATGGGGGCGAATTTGATGAATGGAAATCGAGATCAATACATGAGATGACCTCGCAGAAATTGGGTTATAAGAATGCCGATTCCTGCAGCAACCACCCCGAAAACGCTGCCATTTTTGGACTGCCGAGCAGCGACCAACACTGGCAACAACGAActtgttcttctcttctcctccctttccttaTTATCTACCTAAGTTCTGCCTGACAAACACTCTATATAAATACTTCAGAATCCTTAGTTCATTTATGCGTCCATAATTCATCCCTTATCCAAATTGTATGGACACCACCAACCCTTATTGTGTTTTAATAGttattcttcatcccaaTGCTTCTGTGTGATTATATATTCCACCCTTGACCTTTCCTTTTTATACAGATTTTGTCATGGGATTACGTCCCTTGTATATTAGAATTACAAGACGTAATGCTACTTTCTTGTAAGTCTTTGATTTTATTCAATGCTGATGATCAAAGATGATACACGATGTTACTGTATTTATACAAGCACATGCCGAAAAGGCACCACTCGTCTATCTACCTTtcacccttttcctttctctttcaaggGCCACCTCAACTGCACCAAGAGTAGGGGCGAGTGCCTATTGGATACACATGTCAGAGTTATGTTCTACGCATAACGGACAAATGACCGGTACCTTTCTGACCCTCTCTGGATCGAAACCAGTGATCTGCGCGGTTTGTACAATTGCTTCAATTTTATTTGAAGTATTCTTCAGATAACTAGCCATCTTGGCGGCCTTGGCATCTTTAGCACTTGGGGCTTGCCCACCAAGCGCTCCTGGGACAGGCGGTAGAATGGCTGACCAGTATTGTCGCAAAAACTCGGTCGCCGAATTATGGCATGACCGAATTTGTTCAAAAAGCATCTCTGGGAAGACAGCTGCAAATTGAAATCAACATGTGATGGGTTGCACAAAGAAATGGACACTCACGCAACACAGCATTTTCCGCATTAGCCCGCGACCACATATCTTTCACAGTGGCCAATGCAGCAGCCTGGCTATCCCTCTGTTTAGCAAACGCTTCATATGCTGGATTTCTCTGAGTTTCGTCGTTGTCGATAAACGGACCGGGATTGGCCAAACAGACGCTGGAGAAATCAGGCACGCTATCACGTAGGCTCGAAGCAGACTCAGTGGCCATAGCCAAGAGCTCCGAATCAGAATACCCAGGGAGAACGCCTGTAGGAGCTAATttatcatctccttcatgCAAGACAGCAGCATTTTCAACGTCCAGAATGATAGCTGGAGTTGTTGAAGGATCGTGAAGGTCTTCGAGATTGATCTCTTCATATATATCAATGTCCTGCGACAAAATGTGTCAGAATCCGGTCGGCAAACAAAAAACGACTGCCTACCCCGCCAAAAGCGCTATTTCGAACAGTCTGCCCGGCACTCCTATAAAGAATATTATTTTCACTCTCGTAAACATAATAACAATACCTACGCAGCGCGAAGCAATTTTTTAGAATGATCATTGAATCGTCTTATTAGAGGAAGAGCACTTCGTTCCCTCCCTGCTTGCATTGTGACATCTCGGATAGAAGTAGCCTGCAAGTAAAATTTAGAAAACGACATTGGCTTTTACCAAGTTTGTCTTCCTTACCTCTCCGTGATCCTCCTCTGTTGCTGCTAAATCAAGATACCGTTCCACGCCATCTCTATCCGGCATGGGTTGCCTCGGCTGCAGATCTTTATGAACACATTTCAGCGTCAGCTTTCATGACAAACATGTACCAGCTTTTTCACCCACTCCAATCCGGCTCCTCCAGATACTGGTCAAAAATGtcatcctttttccttgAAATTTCATCGTTGGCGGATTTTCGCACGCTGGCACGATGTCGTTCCCATAGCTGTGATGTGAAATACCTGGACCAGAATTCGGTTTCGTTAATCTGCCTCGAATGATAAGCAAGTTATATTTAGTCTATCATTAAGAACCAATGGGCTTACTCCGGGGACATATTTCGCATAAGCGTCCTGAACAACAGGAAATTCTTCAAATATTTCTCTTGTCAACTCTTTTGAGAGCTTCAATATGACTGGCCCGTTGTCGGCCTGCTTGATACCGACACCTGTTCCTCCAGTAGTCttgcctctccttcctgcaTCGAGATCGAATCGGTCATCTAACAGTCTAGAAGGCCTACCAGGCTTTTGCGCATACGCCATTTCTTCTGCCTGAATGAGCGCCTGGTGATACACAATACGAGTTTAGTAAGGAGAACTTGAGATTCGAAAGAGCTTTTCTTACCTCCCTACCCTCCCAGAATTCCTCTTCAGTAATTTGCCTTCCCAACACCAAATCACGATGTAACATCCGTAGAGCGTCATTCTTTTCCAATACTCTTTGCCGCAACGTGTTGTACTTTCTCCTCTGTGATCGTACCGCAGGAGgtaaaggagaagattcaGCTGACACGGCCGAAAGGCCTGCAGGAGTCACTTCATTAATCCTTCGCTTCCCTTTGGCGACATCTGACATAGCTGCACCCGTTGCTGCACTGGGAGTGTTCGGGGTCGTGGCGGATCCCGGAGTACCCGGGGCTGATGCATTAGAATTCTTGTTTTCAGCGACAAATGGTATGAGAACATCTTGCACAGCTTTTCTGTCATCTTCTCTGGTGTTGGCATTGGTGAAAACGAAATGAAGACCTCCTGCGGGAACGTTTTCTTTGAAGAGTATTTTGAGACTGACGCGCTCGTTTCCAGGTTTACTTGCTAACATATCTGGGTGTATTGTAAGATATGAAAGTGCAGTTTGGCCTCAGCTTGGAAAGAACTCACTGATAGCCCTATTCATGGCCTGACTTTGACGATCCATAGCATCCTTAACCTTTGGAACCCATACCATATGGGTTGACGTAATACTGAGGGTTCCCGGTGTCTTCTTGAAGTCAACGTCGTACTTATGTATTGCTGAGGATTCGCCTGTCATTGTACCGAGATTGATGTATGGGAGGTTACggatcaagaagaagatgagctaATACTGTAGGTTATCGAAAAACAGTATGCGAACGGACGACGGGTAGGTATCGATAGTAGCACCGATGGTGGAGGTCATGTTATTTGGCACCGTATAACCTCTAATTTCTATTTGACGGAAGCTAATCTATAAATGAACCAGAATATATGCAAACTTGCCCTTGATGTAACGACGGATAACAAAAAGTTACAAAAGGACGTTGCAgcgagatggagagaactCAGTAACTAAGTCCTACTAATACATACGTATTATATAACCTCTCGACAGCCTTGGCTTACACGGCCTATCTCAGGCGCATCAAACATTTGCCAAACCCTCTGCAGTGCATTGGCACATCTCCTATCATAATGGTCTAGCGGGGCTGCAACCAAATAGATCAAATACGCCACTTGATATCGCATCATACAGATGGACAAAAGACAGGCCTTATTCATCCTGATTGACATTGATAATTACTGCAATTCCTGGTGTACCATGATGAAACCATATGTACGTATGATTGATGAAAAACAAATGACTAAAATAATCCATAGCTAGCTAAATATCATGATATGATAGTTCTGAGGAATTTGTTAGGACACAGTTCCTGCAACAATTGTTACTAAGCAACGCTATCCGTAATCTGTGTCTATGGACATGATAGGAACATTAGCGGGTCCTATTGATGaaatcttctcttctgaCATCGAATGCTGTTGATTCACACATTATTGATGCCTGCATTACGGTGCTTTGATGAGGTAGAGTGCATGATGCCGCTGCAAGAAATCAGTATCGCTGATTAGTATATATTTAGCTGCTCTCACAGTGCTCTAAGAAGATCGTTACCGCTTTGGCAGTTTCGGAGAGTGGTGCTATACGCACGGCAGGTCGAACGAACTCGAACGTGTTCCGAAGGAGTGAGCTGTCAGAACCTGTCAGAAAGCTTTCTAACGGAGAACATTGCAATACTCACACATGACATGACAAAAGCTACCCGTACGTAAGGGAATGGGCGAATCACCGGTATAACACAAGAAAATCCTACTCACTCAGATGGGCTTTACCAATGGAAGATGTGGCGATAGTGACGATTCCAGGTGTACACCTAAAAAGAATTTGAGGGCACTGTAGGACCAGGGAGATTGCAGTTAACCTACCCGTCGTCCTGTCGGCAAATAGCGTCCACATACTTAATGAAGCTCGCCCGGCCTCCTTCGGTCAGGGCGATCTTGGCAAGATTCACTCCATGATGGGTGGTAGCAACTGGCGGGTAGGAGTTTATGATTGCCTCGCATGTCTGTTTATAGAAATTGGGATAGCTAACTAGTTTTGTGATCGCAAAGCTGCAAATGTCACCCTCTCCAATCATTGCGCTGCAAATTACCTTAACGTCGTACTCACTGGCCAAATTGGTTGTTGGAAATATGCGCTACATTTTCCAAAATCTTCAATCTTTATCAGCTGATCAAGGAAAACCAACAAGACCTCCACTTGAACTGACCTCTTGAAAGCACGGAGTCATTAATTCAAGGGACCCAAAGACTTCAAAAACTTGTTGTACCGATATTGATCCGTGCTAGATGCAGCCAAATTGGCATCAACAGGTCAGCTCATGTCGCGGGCAGTTCAATCGGTATAGAATGTCCTACCTCGTTGGCACAGGCCAGATCAGCCCAGCGCCCGACCATTTCACGATTGACCCTGTTCGATTTGAGCAATTAGATTATTGAATCATGCTGCGAACTAGTAGAGCCTTACTTTTGGAAAATATCCGAATTTCTGGCTTGACGGCACTTTTCTAGGTACTTGAGGATGGTTAGTTAGGGATTACGGCGACACTTGTACATCACTCACCTCCCTCCAAAGCCTCCTGGCCCCAGTCTGCATGGACTCATACACTCCGTACCTAAATAAAGCACCAGCTACTGGTTCCTGATTGCGTAGTTCAACGAGGCGCCCAAGCTGAGGCTTAACTTCTAGTACCTACCTCTAGCTCCTTCAGATTGATTGCTTTGCATAAGACGTGGGTTCCAAATTTGTTGCTTGCAATTGGCACGATATCATCACTTCATAGTTTAGCTTTAATGAAAATCATCAAAGCAGGAGACTAACCTGATCTGATTGAGGAATGCTTTTTTATCTTCCAATGTTCCTCTTTCAAGAAGTTGTTGACAGAGGTAATTACCGCATGAGGTGTAGCACAGGGGTTTGGCCCAGTCAATAATTGATTTAGTAAGGACCGTGGATGGTTCTGACGTATCGGACACTCCGAAGCGGGCCTGCGCCAAGGTTACAATCAGTgttttcatcatccagcaTCGCTGGCCGATTCAAAGTCTCACAGTGAGTGCTTTGACGGCCGTTTTCAATCCCGTACTACGTACACGTTAGCACAAGCTTCAGAATGGGCTCATCTACCTTTCATCATTATTTTTAGGTTGACAATAGGCCAGAGTCCAAACAATCGCTCTAATAAGATGAGTAGGCATGGTGGCGAAGTTGAACGTTCCTTGCAAAACGCTGTGTACAACTACATGAGGGGCTGAATATACTGATTTCTCTGTCTGTAACTTGTGCCCGCCAATTAGCGGTAACTTAATGAATTTATGATTCACTAACAGAGCTGTTCTCGTCTGCAAAAGGGTTTGCTTCAAAAATGTTGGTTACATCCTGAAGTCCATGTCTGAGGCTTGAATTTGACATGGTGGAGTCTGACAGAGAGTCTTTCATTTCCAAAAGAGCCGGCGTTAGAGGAGTGCTAGACTGTTGACTCTTAAAGTTGTTAGCCTTGAACAAAGTTGAGTGTCCAGGTTCCACTCACAATAAACTGCCGGAGACATCGATTTTCCAATGTAAGCCGTTGAATCTTGGCGTTCGCCAACACAAGCCGCTTGATAACAAAGAATTTAGCATCGATACAAAACTATAGAGTACTACATACCTCTTCAAAGGCGCTGATAGATTGTTGCTGGAAGCTCCAACCTTGATGTTGAGTGATAGGTGGACTCCAAGGTCCAACGTCGAGGCCTGGCAAAAAAGGACTGGAGAACTTGGGAGGGAGAATTTCGTGAGGCTGGGTCGGGCTGAGCCCCTTCCCATCACCAGTCAAGTACATAAAACCAATTAAACATCGGACGCTTACCTTAGCCTTCCCACTTGAGGGCTCTGAGGGTGGCGGCGAAAATCTCTTGGTATATTGTTGAGTATTAAGCCGTGTAGATTCAGTAGACGATCTACCAGGGATGCGGTGGAATTCCTTATCCAGAGATTCTTCTCTTGCAGAAAAGGTGCGCCTTTGTGAAATGTTAGAGCTTGCAATTGATGAAGGCATCCATGGTGAGAAAGGTTGGAAAGCCATGCTGTTGACTGAGGTCGTTAGGATAATGGAGGATTCTTCAGAGTGATATATGTTGGATAAGAGTAGATACTGAGTGTGATAGTCAAATGGGACTTTTGAACTATTGATGGTAAAAAGGAATCAATATAGTTCTTTGTTTGCGCACAGGGGTtatggaaagaaagaaagaatgagAGCTGACGTTGAAGCATGCAACTTGGTGTCAAGCACTGGTGTGAGAAGACTAAGGCTGCCCGGCCGGTGTCAAAGAGAGTCGCGCCGGAACCTGGAGCCCCGCAAATTGGCTTTGAGTCACGTGACTCCTTAGTTTGATCTATTTTGTTTGCGCTCCTGCGACGGTCAACGATTCTACTCCGTCTGGCTGCTATTCTAGTAATGCTATCATGCATGAGATTGTGCCCATAAAGCTGctgttttttcttctcagAACATGCAGCAACTCCTCAGTAAGTTCTGATGTCTTCATAGCGCATGAATTaacaccatcttccaacttAGATCCATTCGCGCAGAAGTACCCAGATGCTGTAGATTCCACCCTCTTCACGCAGGGTGTATGCCTCGCTTTCAATCGGTCGGGACCATTTGCAGGACACTATCTTGCTGTTGGCAACAGCCATGGGACTGTAGAAATTTGGGATGTTGAGACTAGGGGTGTCGTCAGAATACTTGAAGGGCATGTCAAAGCTGTCGAGGGACTCAGGTACACTGTCCTCTACTCGCCAGTAGAGCCCAAGTTGATCTTTCCTATAGCTGGTCTCGAAACAATCGCTACCTTCTATCCGCCTCCTCAGATGGCACTGCCATAGTCTGGGATCTTTCTGTGTTACCACATCCTCTCTTGTCACCTCGTACGCCTCTGACCAATGAGCCTCACGTAGGCTCGTCCTCAGCCCGGCTTCACACAGTCCGCTTCGATTCGCCTGTGATTAATGCCTCTTTCCACCCCCGCAACAGTCGAATTATTTTAGCCGTCCTTTCATGTGGGGAAGTTGTTATTGTTGAtatgaggaagggaggaggaaaataTAGGCTGGAAGACGTTtcagatgaagacgaaACGGCTGTCAACAGAAAACGGTAGGCCAGACAGCTCAAAAGAAAGTGAAAATCAGCTAACACGCGATGCAGGATATCAATGACATGCGGAGACTTTTCTCCTTGTGGATCTCGCGTTTATGTTGGAACGTCAAATGGAATGCTGGTCGTAATCGACCCAATGACTAGACAGGTATGCAACTTCTTTGACAAACGCAAACACTAACTATCAATTCAGATTTTACAGCGGGCCAAACTTGCTAATTCTGGAATTCGACAACTATCATTTGATACTTCCGGCTTGTAAGTATTTTGCACTACATCTTTGTGACCTTCGAGTTTACAATGGGCATAGCCATCTCTTAACTTCTGCCACTGACCGGGCGCTCCGTTTGCTTCATATTGATCCCCTCACCCTCTCATTAAGCCCTCTCCACCGCTTCCAAGATCTTATCAATCGCACACCTTGGAATTCTATTGGATTTTCTGGAGATGCTGAATATGTGATGGGAGGTGCAGCACATAAGATGGCACACAATGTGTTTATTTGGGATAGAGAGAGTGGTGTTTTGGTCAAGGTGCTTGAAGGGCCTAAAGAACCTCTGATCGCTTGTACCGTGAGCGCGATGTGCTTTGCTGCAAAAATACAAGCAGGTGTCTGACCAGAAGATCAGTGGCATCCTACTAAACCGATCATTGCATCAATAACAACATCCGGCGACGTACATGTTTGGCAGACATCATCACCTGATAACTGGGCAGCTTTTGCTCCTGGCTTCgaggagctggaagagaatgTGGAATATgacgagagagaagatgagttCGACATTGTAGGCTTAATATCTTTCTACACGTATGGTTACTGATACATTTAGTAGGAAGATGAGACTGAGCTCAATCGCCGTAAAgatcttgaagaagacattAATATTGATCTCCTTACCCCTCAAGAAGATGCTTTCCCCCGTCGAGCAGGACCAATTCTATCTCTACCGTCTAATATAATCTTTGCCAACGATGACGAACAATTAGAAGCGATGCGACTCATCGAGAGCATTTCCACCGTGGCGAAGTGGGCTGAAAGAGAAGCAGCTGTATATGAGGATGCAGTTATgagtggggatggggaaCAGGAAGAATTAGGTGACGCTTCAAATGGAGCAGCAGATGGAGACGATTGGGTGGGCTTCTATCTTTCTCAAGATCTCCTGTCAGACATCAggaatgatgaagaagccgGAACTTGAGAATGTGAGTGGCTTGCACCAGCGCCGATCAttcatacatatataaATCTCTTCAAAATTTTGGGCTAATACAGAATGCTGTCCTCAATCACGGATTACCTTGCCGTTTACTTTCGTCTATGGAGTAATATATCTGTCAGCCGGACCAAGTTGTTGAAGTAGAATGCATCTTACTTAGAATGCATCTTACTTACATGCTCGATACGCTGCCTTTAAtgtctcctctttctcctttaGCTGCGCATCTTGAGTTGCGCTGGTTGTATTTTCGGGGCGAGGAGGAACGGGTGGCGGGGCTTGTGTGGTAGCATGAGATGCTTCGCGCTGCTTTGAAGCTGGTGTCTCGACCCTAACGAAATCTTCCTCATGCGTCTCGCCCTCTTTACGGATAGCCAAGAATGCCTATAAGAGAAAATCAGCATCACACAAACTTTCCTCACATCAAGTTTGATCGCACCTCGCCCATCAAACCCAAAGCAACAGCCCTCGAATGTAACTTCTCTTTCGGTAATGCTGAATCGGACAGAACCTTTTCACATGTGTCCCTTATCACACTCTCTACTTCGAGCTTCACTCCTTTCCACATCGTCCTCATACCTTGCTCCGCAGCTTGTTCTTCGAGCTTACGCAGCTCATCCGCCGACATGCCACTTTGCTCAGCCTTTTGAAGCCGTTCGAATACTGCCTTCAGCTCCATTGCTGAACGAAGAGTGGATACGGTATCAGATACCACGTTGAAACTGGATTTAGCACCGTGGAACCAGCCTAGTGGAGCAAATTGGGACGATGCCTAACAAAGGGTCAGAAAGGCCGGAAGACTTGTTGAGCCAGACAAATACCACATACAAGGTGCTGGGTAGATTTGGCTTGATACGTCTTCCCTATGGCGTGTAGTAACTCAACACCGTAATTTTCGTCTTTGAGATCACTGCAAAATGTCAGGTTCTACCATATTTATGGAAAGTGTTTTGCCTCACTCAGCTTCCAAACGACAGATTTCCTTGAAACTCGCTCCCACCATCTCGTCTTGAGGTCCTTTAGCAGCTTCCGTGTAGATATTAAGCTTGTTGGTCAAATGCGTAGCTAATTGGTCGACTCTAGCCTGCCTCTGTCGggccttctcttctgcaaCTTTCTTTTCGCGGGACCATCTCTTCTGTGCACCCGCGGGGGTCAATATAGGCCTGCCGTTAGGTCCAATAGTAAAATCGTTTGGATCTTCTTcgtgttgttgttggaatGCTTCCTTCATATCCTTGCCTGCCTTCGTGTCAACTTCGGTATCCAATAAACACAAGATCGTACACCTACCGATACTAATGTTACCGATCAGTACTTCGAAACGATCACCTCCAAACATCTTGCCAAACACTTCCTCGGGGTCATGGAATCCGCCAGCAGGTTCTGACATTCCACCCCCGTTCTTCTGACCAAATTCATTATATTTGTGTCGGAGTTCAGGATCTGATAGAACTTGATATGCCACAGATATTTCTTTGAACTGGTGAGAATGAGCATTAGCAGTGTCTCCTTATCATTACCCGAATAAAAGGACGTCGGCACACTTTTTCCTCTGCATCTGGGTCATCCCGATTCTATGGTTCAGATGTCAGTTGAAAATGTTAGAAATATGAACAGTTAAAGTATACCTTGTCAGGGTGTAACTTTATGGCTAACCGCCTATAGgccttcttcacttcctcTGTCGTACATTGACTGTCCAATCCCAAAACATCGTAATAGGCTAGGTCTAGCGGATCCTTGTCAGTCCCAATACCCCTACTGCGGGGAGCGGCTTTAGATGTAGacgaagagcttgagccAGATGGCTTTGGTTGCGGGTGGGTAAATAATTGCTTGCATCTATACGAGTAAGGCCATAATATAACGAAATTAGCTTTCCGCTCATACAACTGCTGATGACGGCTATAACCTACGCTGAACAGCGGACACGAAGACCCCCTATAAACGTCGCAGGGATCATATATTCTTGTTCAGAACGACAGCTGGGGCAATCGGCAGCAATGTAGGCGCCCCTCGGTCTGGAGTCTACGATGGTTGACATAGCTTGTAAGTTGATGTAGCAGAGATGTCTATAAGAGGAGATTCTGTTGTTATCCTAATCCTGCAAGGTGTCGGATCCCTTTTCAAATGACTATGCTACGGATATGAAAATAGTAAATGGAGTAATCGTCTGAAGTGATTATATGATTCATGTTCTCCTGCTGGCCTTTATTACGATGGGTGGCGGTCGATTAGATCGGCGACGTTTACGTAAGATGAGATAGGCGAAAAGCCGGGTCATGACGTCTGACGAgtttcctttctttctgTTGGAGTTAGCGAGAGCGTATGAGCAGGTGGTGTAGTGGCTGTATTAGTAAGGACGAGGTCAGGGGCGTGCAGGGACGTTGTAGCTTTATTATGTACATCTGTTCTCCTCTGGGTCTTATCTGTTCTTCGTTCTATGCAACAAATTAGCATTACAACGTAACACTTCCTGCATCGGCGATCTTCGTTGTGTTGCAAGCCAGCATCGGTCAACTATTTTTCATCACTATCCTCTTATCAAAATAATTAACACATTGCCTGATTAGTTAATAGACCTGACAGTCCTCTGTCACAACATGTTTGCCGGGCGCCCATGTTGCGTTGTAAAAAATTCTGCTATAAAGCCTCCTATGGCAACGACCTTTTAAGCCGTTTGCTCCTGCGCTGCCCCTGTTCGGATCCAGAAgttccatcctctctaGGCAGGaatctctctcctttgGGTGGTTTCTCTTCCAATGTTTCATTATCCTCTGTTTTAACTAGCTCTGACGAACTCTCGGAAGCCTTCGCTTTGCGCGATCTGGAAGTCTTCCCGCTGACGCCAACGAGACTATCCCAACCGCCTTTTGTACCGAGCTCAACAATGGCATTGTATGCAGCGTCATCCACTGGCTGAACACCTGCAATGGGCGTGAGAATGAGCTTTTTCCAGCCATGCCAAG
Proteins encoded in this window:
- a CDS encoding chaperone regulator, producing MSTIVDSRPRGAYIAADCPSCRSEQEYMIPATFIGGLRVRCSACKQLFTHPQPKPSGSSSSSTSKAAPRSRGIGTDKDPLDLAYYDVLGLDSQCTTEEVKKAYRRLAIKLHPDKNRDDPDAEEKFKEISVAYQVLSDPELRHKYNEFGQKNGGGMSEPAGGFHDPEEVFGKMFGGDRFEVLIGNISIGKDMKEAFQQQHEEDPNDFTIGPNGRPILTPAGAQKRWSREKKVAEEKARQRQARVDQLATHLTNKLNIYTEAAKGPQDEMVGASFKEICRLEADDLKDENYGVELLHAIGKTYQAKSTQHLASSQFAPLGWFHGAKSSFNVVSDTVSTLRSAMELKAVFERLQKAEQSGMSADELRKLEEQAAEQGMRTMWKGVKLEVESVIRDTCEKVLSDSALPKEKLHSRAVALGLMGEAFLAIRKEGETHEEDFVRVETPASKQREASHATTQAPPPVPPRPENTTSATQDAQLKEKEETLKAAYRAYESKRQGNP
- a CDS encoding transcription initiation factor TFIIH subunit 1 gives rise to the protein MTGESSAIHKYDVDFKKTPGTLSITSTHMVWVPKVKDAMDRQSQAMNRAINMLASKPGNERVSLKILFKENVPAGGLHFVFTNANTREDDRKAVQDVLIPFVAENKNSNASAPGTPGSATTPNTPSAATGAAMSDVAKGKRRINEVTPAGLSAVSAESSPLPPAVRSQRRKYNTLRQRVLEKNDALRMLHRDLVLGRQITEEEFWEGREALIQAEEMAYAQKPGRPSRLLDDRFDLDAGRRGKTTGGTGVGIKQADNGPVILKLSKELTREIFEEFPVVQDAYAKYVPGINETEFWSRYFTSQLWERHRASVRKSANDEISRKKDDIFDQYLEEPDWNLQPRQPMPDRDGVERYLDLAATEEDHGEATSIRDVTMQAGRERSALPLIRRFNDHSKKLLRAASAGQTVRNSAFGGDIDIYEEINLEDLHDPSTTPAIILDVENAAVLHEGDDKLAPTGVLPGYSDSELLAMATESASSLRDSVPDFSSVCLANPGPFIDNDETQRNPAYEAFAKQRDSQAAALATVKDMWSRANAENAVLPVFPEMLFEQIRSCHNSATEFLRQYWSAILPPVPGALGGQAPSAKDAKAAKMASYLKNTSNKIEAIVQTAQITGFDPERVRKALAPTLGAVEVALERERKRVKGR
- a CDS encoding compass component swd1 encodes the protein MQQLLNPFAQKYPDAVDSTLFTQGVCLAFNRSGPFAGHYLAVGNSHGTVEIWDVETRGVVRILEGHVKAVEGLSWSRNNRYLLSASSDGTAIVWDLSVLPHPLLSPRTPLTNEPHVGSSSARLHTVRFDSPVINASFHPRNSRIILAVLSCGEVVIVDMRKGGGKYRLEDVSDEDETAVNRKRISMTCGDFSPCGSRVYVGTSNGMLVVIDPMTRQILQRAKLANSGIRQLSFDTSGFHLLTSATDRALRLLHIDPLTLSLSPLHRFQDLINRTPWNSIGFSGDAEYVMGGAAHKMAHNVFIWDRESGVLVKVLEGPKEPLIACTWHPTKPIIASITTSGDVHVWQTSSPDNWAAFAPGFEELEENVEYDEREDEFDIEDETELNRRKDLEEDINIDLLTPQEDAFPRRAGPILSLPSNIIFANDDEQLEAMRLIESISTVAKWAEREAAVYEDAVMSGDGEQEELGDASNGAADGDDWVGFYLSQDLLSDIRNDEEAGT